The Geoalkalibacter subterraneus genome contains the following window.
AAACTGAACTGATAGAGCATCAGTAGCTTTTGATCTTGAAAACCTCACATCGACATTCACGGTAACCGAATATTGCCCTTGAGGATCATTGGCTGCGTCCAAATTACGGATATACTCTGCTACTTTTCGTTCTTCTTTATTCAGAATTAGGCCCGCCGCAGTGTGGTCTGAATGCAAAAATGCCAAGGGCATCAAATAGAAATTGAATTTACTAAGATCAACGTCAAACCAGTTCCTTGACGCCGTCACGAAATTCTTTACCGCCGCACTACCCACCTCTTGAAGCTGCAGCGCAAACAAATTGTTGCTGTTGTAAAAGTGGCTCGTCAGCAGAATCTGTGGTGATATTCAGGTTCCGGCAACTTGCCAAGTTCATGATATAAGGCGATTTGCAAGCATTTCAGCGTCTTGAAACCGTAGGCTTTTCTCATAGTGAGTTTTGCCTTGAGGTTCAGACCCTCCACTGCGCCGCTGGAAAGTTGACCCTTGGCCTTGAACCAGTTGAGGATCAGTGGCTTGTGACTGCGCAGCATGCGGGCGACTTTCTTCATCGGCTCCAGGTCCGTCTGTAAGGTCCTGGTGACCCAGTTGTCGAGAAACTTTCCCGCGAAGTCCGGGCGTTGATAGTCCCAGAAGCGCTGGAAGTCCTCGCGCAGCAGGTAGCCCTTGATCGACGCCAGGTTGAGTTTGAGCAGTTCGTCCAGCCGGGTCGTCTGCTTCTCGGAAAGGTTCTCCGGTCGCTTCAGCAACAGCCAGCGCCCGTGTTCGAGAACGTTCACCTGTCCGTTCGCCTTGAGCTGCTTGACCTCGTCGCGGCGGATCTGGTCAATCGCTTCGCCGAAGGCCCGCATGATATGAAAGCGGTCGAGGATGTTCAGGGCCTGCGGAGCCTTCTTGGCGATGACCTTGAGGTACGGCGCCCACATGTCGCTACAGACGAACTTGATCTGGGCGCTGCGCTCCTTGCCGAACTCGTGGAAGAACCGCAGCAGCGTTTTTGCCCGCCGCTCGGGGCCGCACCACAGCAGCCGTCTGACTCCGGCGTTGAGCTGATAGACCGTCGTCAGGTATTTCTGGCCCTTGAAGACCTTGATCTCGTCAACGCCGATCTCCGTGACGCCGTCGAGATCTCTGTGGGCTGATCAGGAGGGCATTCTGAGGAAGGTTTGCGGGAGATGATAGCGATGGGAAAAGCTTTACATTCCCCTAACTACAGCATTATTTTTGTAGCCCGAAAAAAGAAGTAAACACATTATGGAGTATGTTTTTCGATTTTTCTGGAAATTTTTTTTCAGAGGGGTTTACATTTAACTAAACTTTTATGGTAGATTATAAAGGTAAGCGACTAACTATTCGCTATTGTGAGCAGCCGGAAGGTGAGGACGACCTCCAAGTTTGGCGCCCTCCTAGCCTCCATAAAGCTTTGTCACATTTTCCCGGGGGCAAGGGGAAAAATGCTATGGCAACTATGGCCGCTCGGCGTAAGTATCTTGCAGATCAAGGACAGCTTCGAGCTCCCGACCATTGGAATACAGAAGCCAAGCTGCCCAACGACAAACATTTCTTTGCTATCAAAGCAGGGAAATTAAGAGCCTATGGCTGGTTCTCTGACAGGCACAAAGGTGTTTTCTTTATCAGTCATTTTGCCTTCAAGAGAGGGCCGAAACTGTCGAAAGAAGATGAAAGACTTGTCATAAGAAACTGGCGAGAGATTGAGGAGAAATGATAATGAGTGATTTTTTTGATGCATGGGCCCAAGAGAGTGAAGAGAACGATCGACTCGTTGCTCAGGAACTTTTA
Protein-coding sequences here:
- a CDS encoding DUF3644 domain-containing protein, with product MSPQILLTSHFYNSNNLFALQLQEVGSAAVKNFVTASRNWFDVDLSKFNFYLMPLAFLHSDHTAAGLILNKEERKVAEYIRNLDAANDPQGQYSVTVNVDVRFSRSKATDALSVQFSQEADAMKVQLTEQQFKDRYPLTYAELTAECRARYSDFKENSTYHDIRKPLKSDPKYCRVRRLDPDNPKSTGKDWYSRSIFTVLDQHYTKND